One genomic window of bacterium includes the following:
- a CDS encoding type II toxin-antitoxin system HicB family antitoxin → MSKIRLGATHDEALEMVKDAIAGCLEVRFEMGMPLTIETARAAVTSS, encoded by the coding sequence ATGTCGAAGATCCGCCTGGGCGCCACCCATGATGAGGCGCTGGAAATGGTAAAGGATGCCATTGCCGGATGTCTGGAAGTCCGGTTCGAGATGGGAATGCCGCTCACCATCGAAACTGCCCGCGCGGCAGTCACATCATCATGA
- a CDS encoding ASKHA domain-containing protein yields the protein MITKEVKVLFEPSGRTVHALPGTILLETAARAGFIIHTPCGGAGKCGKCVVRIRHGKCPPSAEETSVLGEVRVAEGFRLACLARVTGPLTIEIPETSLFQAQQQILITDAGGHMDVTPRVIKKYIQLQPPGQHDEGSDLERLRTVIGACPVAISALQALPDALRASSFTVTTVQVDDELIAVEPGDTAAACYGLAFDIGTTTMVGTLVNLTTGVDVAVEARVNPQTSFGDDVVSRIQKCRTDPSGLSQLHTAVIEGVNKIIDDLARKTRISPNNIYEVVFAGNTTMQEILCGINPSALGEMPFMPAFREALEGEAALLRIQVHPRAKFYIFPQIGGFVGGDTTAGILATRLEQTTAPTLLVDIGTNGEIVLAHNGQLLATSVAAGPAFEGARIANGMRATHGAIEKIILDGDVRLNVIGNTKPAGLCGSALIDVAAELLRVGILDFTGRILPPDEAPSSLPAPLRVRLIEENGETHFLLASAADSATGAPLLLYQRDIRELQLANAAIRAGINILLKIAGLQPEQLGTILLAGGFGNFIRRNHARRIGMLPPIACSKIRFVGNTASFGAKRALLSSNEKLAAAKLIEMVRHVDLSLDPEFQAEFGNAMLMPEGEFEDRE from the coding sequence ATGATCACAAAAGAAGTAAAAGTGCTTTTTGAACCTTCAGGAAGGACGGTTCATGCTCTGCCGGGAACCATTCTGCTTGAGACTGCCGCCCGCGCCGGGTTTATCATTCACACTCCCTGCGGCGGTGCGGGGAAATGCGGCAAGTGCGTCGTTCGCATCCGCCATGGGAAATGCCCCCCCAGTGCTGAGGAAACTTCGGTGCTGGGTGAAGTTCGCGTGGCCGAGGGCTTCCGACTGGCTTGTCTGGCTCGGGTGACAGGCCCTCTCACCATCGAGATTCCTGAAACCTCCTTGTTTCAGGCCCAGCAGCAAATTCTGATTACGGATGCCGGCGGTCACATGGATGTCACCCCGCGCGTTATTAAAAAATATATCCAGCTTCAGCCCCCGGGCCAACATGATGAAGGCTCCGACCTGGAACGACTACGCACGGTGATAGGAGCCTGTCCGGTCGCCATCTCCGCCCTGCAGGCGTTGCCCGATGCCCTCCGTGCTTCTAGCTTCACTGTAACCACCGTTCAGGTGGACGATGAATTAATTGCCGTTGAACCAGGGGACACCGCTGCCGCCTGCTACGGACTGGCCTTCGATATTGGCACGACCACCATGGTGGGCACACTGGTCAATCTGACAACCGGCGTGGATGTCGCCGTCGAGGCCCGAGTAAACCCCCAGACTTCCTTCGGGGATGATGTGGTCTCCCGGATCCAGAAATGCCGCACAGACCCGTCCGGCCTGTCTCAGCTCCACACCGCCGTAATCGAGGGGGTCAATAAAATTATAGATGATCTGGCCCGCAAAACCCGCATTTCGCCCAACAACATCTATGAGGTCGTCTTCGCTGGCAACACCACCATGCAGGAGATCCTCTGCGGGATCAACCCCTCCGCACTGGGCGAAATGCCTTTCATGCCCGCCTTCCGGGAAGCGCTGGAAGGTGAAGCCGCGCTCCTCCGGATCCAGGTTCACCCCCGCGCAAAATTTTATATCTTTCCACAAATCGGCGGTTTCGTCGGAGGCGACACCACCGCCGGCATTCTCGCCACACGACTGGAGCAGACCACCGCCCCTACCCTTCTGGTGGATATCGGAACCAATGGTGAAATCGTACTGGCCCACAACGGCCAACTGCTGGCGACCTCGGTTGCCGCCGGCCCGGCCTTTGAAGGAGCCCGCATCGCCAATGGCATGCGAGCCACCCACGGGGCCATCGAGAAAATCATCCTTGATGGGGATGTGCGCCTTAATGTGATCGGTAATACCAAGCCTGCAGGCCTTTGCGGAAGCGCTTTGATTGATGTTGCCGCAGAGCTGCTGCGTGTGGGCATTCTCGATTTCACCGGCCGGATCCTGCCCCCGGATGAGGCTCCGTCATCTCTCCCCGCCCCTCTTCGGGTAAGGCTGATCGAGGAGAACGGGGAAACCCATTTCCTGCTCGCATCGGCTGCTGATTCTGCCACCGGAGCACCCCTGCTTCTATACCAGCGCGATATCAGGGAACTTCAATTGGCAAATGCTGCCATTCGCGCAGGGATCAATATCCTCTTGAAAATCGCCGGGCTTCAACCAGAACAACTCGGGACCATTCTTCTGGCCGGAGGCTTCGGGAACTTTATCCGACGCAACCATGCCAGACGTATCGGAATGCTGCCCCCCATCGCCTGTAGCAAAATCAGGTTCGTGGGAAATACCGCCTCATTTGGGGCCAAGCGGGCGCTCTTGTCATCAAACGAAAAACTCGCCGCCGCCAAGCTGATCGAAATGGTCCGTCATGTGGATCTCTCCCTGGACCCTGAGTTCCAGGCAGAATTCGGAAACGCCATGTTGATGCCGGAGGGTGAGTTTGAGGATAGAGAGTAG
- the purN gene encoding phosphoribosylglycinamide formyltransferase: MKPKTLLKIAILGSGKGSNAQAIFDAIAARRLNAQVVCVLSDVENAYILERARQQGIVAGYVSAAPYKTKLDGAGEARYLEALQRYGAEVIVLAGFMRIIKGGLLSAFSNRIINLHPALLPAFPGMESWAQALEYGAKVAGCTVHFVDAGTDTGPIILQKVVPVLDDDTAESLHARIQEQEHIALPEALGLLAGGQLQVEGRRVRLRPSFSTIR; encoded by the coding sequence ATGAAACCAAAGACCCTCTTGAAAATTGCGATTTTAGGTTCCGGGAAAGGGAGTAATGCCCAGGCCATATTTGATGCCATTGCTGCAAGGCGCTTAAACGCCCAGGTGGTTTGCGTTCTTTCTGATGTTGAAAACGCCTATATTTTAGAGCGGGCGCGTCAGCAAGGCATTGTTGCCGGATATGTCAGCGCAGCCCCCTATAAGACGAAGCTGGATGGGGCGGGTGAGGCCAGATATCTGGAGGCGCTGCAACGTTATGGTGCCGAGGTCATCGTTTTGGCCGGGTTCATGCGCATCATCAAAGGTGGCTTGCTGTCCGCCTTTTCAAATCGGATTATCAATCTGCATCCGGCCCTGTTGCCAGCTTTTCCCGGCATGGAATCCTGGGCGCAGGCACTGGAGTATGGGGCCAAGGTTGCAGGCTGTACGGTTCATTTTGTGGATGCGGGCACTGATACGGGGCCGATTATTTTACAGAAAGTGGTGCCGGTTTTGGATGATGACACGGCGGAATCCTTGCATGCTCGCATCCAGGAACAGGAACATATCGCTTTGCCTGAAGCGCTCGGGTTATTGGCTGGTGGGCAGCTGCAGGTTGAAGGGAGGCGGGTGCGTTTACGCCCCTCTTTCAGCACCATAAGATAA
- a CDS encoding AURKAIP1/COX24 domain-containing protein, producing the protein MGSIKKKRRSKMSKHKYKKRMKALRHKNK; encoded by the coding sequence GTGGGTTCTATTAAGAAAAAACGCCGGTCCAAAATGTCCAAACATAAGTACAAAAAACGCATGAAGGCCCTGCGGCATAAGAACAAGTAA
- a CDS encoding tetratricopeptide repeat protein gives MRAFTQWLALAPLFVIAGCSTLQQTSRLTSSGSALSLSVADTNLGEALAHYSQGLITEASQGTSQSAFLHFRQAAVLDPDHIPINLKVAADLIGRKDYTGAVVVLKSLQLSHPESSEIRLLLGSVYQVQGNQDEAVHQFRSVVRMAPERPEGYLRWAALLAVEFDARRSLAVVRDGFRHVSNPQPLLEFCESAGRLFVAGKDIPSAILFFEQVPDNPQVSYWLGEAYELQGKREKALKSYTLAGKGDPFKVPVALRKANLYMQTEQFAEALTQLDQVERRVSQDPACTNQIPAIFDFWYGITCERVGRIEDSEKYLGRFLAVHPDSGEALNYLAYMWAEQGVNLVQAESNITKALAQEPENGAYLDTLGWIQFKRGDTIKALSSLEKALRLVGKDPTILAHLRAVRAVLKKR, from the coding sequence ATGCGAGCGTTTACACAATGGCTCGCGCTGGCTCCACTCTTTGTTATTGCCGGTTGCAGTACGTTACAACAGACGTCTCGTTTGACCAGTTCCGGATCAGCCCTTTCTTTATCGGTGGCTGATACGAATCTGGGCGAGGCGCTGGCTCATTATAGCCAGGGGCTCATTACAGAGGCCTCGCAGGGGACGTCGCAGTCGGCTTTTTTGCATTTTCGACAGGCAGCGGTCCTTGACCCTGACCATATCCCCATCAACCTCAAGGTTGCAGCTGATTTAATAGGGAGAAAGGATTATACGGGGGCGGTTGTCGTTCTGAAATCACTTCAATTATCCCATCCGGAATCCTCCGAAATACGATTATTATTGGGGTCGGTGTATCAGGTCCAGGGGAATCAGGATGAGGCGGTTCATCAGTTTCGATCGGTTGTCCGCATGGCGCCGGAACGACCTGAAGGATATCTGCGATGGGCTGCCCTTTTGGCGGTTGAGTTTGATGCGCGAAGGTCGCTGGCAGTCGTCCGAGATGGATTTCGTCATGTCAGTAATCCGCAACCCCTGCTTGAGTTTTGTGAGAGTGCGGGACGTCTTTTTGTTGCAGGGAAAGACATTCCCAGTGCCATTCTTTTCTTTGAACAGGTGCCCGATAATCCACAAGTTTCATACTGGCTCGGAGAGGCGTATGAACTGCAGGGGAAGCGCGAAAAGGCACTGAAATCCTACACGCTTGCTGGCAAAGGCGATCCGTTCAAAGTGCCCGTGGCTTTGCGTAAGGCGAATCTTTATATGCAAACAGAGCAGTTTGCCGAGGCTTTGACGCAGTTGGACCAAGTGGAGCGGCGGGTATCGCAGGATCCCGCCTGCACAAACCAGATACCTGCCATTTTTGACTTCTGGTATGGCATTACTTGTGAGCGGGTTGGCCGTATAGAGGATAGTGAAAAATATCTTGGTCGGTTTCTTGCCGTTCATCCGGATTCTGGTGAGGCCTTGAATTATCTGGCGTATATGTGGGCGGAGCAGGGGGTTAATCTTGTTCAGGCTGAGTCCAATATCACGAAAGCCTTGGCACAGGAGCCTGAAAATGGGGCCTATTTGGATACTCTGGGCTGGATTCAGTTTAAGCGGGGGGATACGATCAAAGCTTTATCGAGCCTGGAAAAGGCGTTACGGTTGGTTGGGAAAGATCCGACCATTTTGGCGCATCTTCGTGCTGTACGGGCCGTATTAAAGAAAAGGTGA
- a CDS encoding glycosyltransferase — protein sequence MASIHQLVAGFSRGDAISNEAMVMRALFRSWGFNSEIYCERRRILPELRAEAFDLNDLRSGCEPGDVVLLHLSIGSQANEVFRDLPAKKAILYHNITPPDYYQLVQPSTALDLARGRQQAARLAGVASVNLADSEFNSRELAAWGYPPSAVFPLMLDFGKLGGAPDRSVMRQFGDGKVNILFVGRCAPNKKIEDVISAFAYFQQGVESNSRLILAGSYAGTERYHRLLITMARDLQLENVVFTGSVPQPQLNACFQSSHVFLCMSEHEGFCIPLVESLVYRVPVLAYSACAVPETLGGAGVLFHEKKFEAIAEMMGRMTHHSALRTSLLAGQDKRLLQLKSRDLGVELHAHLSPLLGS from the coding sequence ATGGCTTCCATACATCAACTAGTGGCGGGGTTTAGCCGGGGTGATGCGATAAGTAATGAGGCGATGGTTATGCGTGCCTTATTCCGGAGTTGGGGGTTCAATTCTGAGATTTATTGCGAGCGTCGCCGGATACTCCCTGAATTACGCGCTGAGGCCTTTGATCTCAATGACTTGCGGAGCGGCTGTGAACCCGGTGATGTGGTATTGTTGCATCTCTCCATCGGCTCACAAGCCAATGAAGTGTTTAGGGATTTACCCGCTAAAAAGGCGATTTTGTACCATAACATTACGCCCCCTGACTATTATCAGCTTGTACAGCCTTCCACTGCCCTGGATCTGGCGCGTGGGCGGCAGCAGGCCGCCAGACTGGCCGGTGTGGCTTCTGTGAATTTAGCTGATAGTGAATTTAATTCCCGGGAGCTGGCGGCTTGGGGGTATCCCCCTTCAGCGGTGTTTCCCCTGATGTTGGATTTTGGCAAATTAGGGGGGGCTCCTGACCGTTCGGTGATGCGCCAGTTCGGTGATGGTAAAGTGAATATTTTGTTTGTAGGGCGCTGTGCCCCCAACAAAAAAATTGAAGATGTGATTTCAGCCTTTGCCTATTTTCAGCAAGGGGTTGAATCCAATTCACGTCTCATTTTGGCAGGTTCCTATGCTGGGACAGAGCGCTATCATCGACTGCTCATCACCATGGCTCGGGATCTTCAGCTTGAAAATGTGGTATTTACCGGATCGGTTCCGCAGCCCCAATTAAACGCCTGTTTTCAGAGTTCCCATGTTTTTTTGTGTATGAGCGAACATGAGGGATTTTGTATCCCGCTGGTTGAGAGTCTGGTGTACCGGGTTCCGGTGTTGGCCTATTCTGCCTGTGCCGTACCGGAAACTCTGGGTGGGGCAGGCGTGTTATTCCATGAAAAGAAATTTGAAGCAATTGCTGAAATGATGGGGCGTATGACCCATCACTCAGCTTTGCGTACCTCTCTTCTGGCCGGCCAGGATAAGCGCCTACTTCAACTTAAGTCGCGTGACCTTGGTGTGGAGCTTCACGCTCACCTGTCCCCTTTACTGGGAAGTTAG
- the hisG gene encoding ATP phosphoribosyltransferase produces the protein MTMKKLILGLPKGSLQDSTFAMFQKAGFKVSVGSRSYLPTVDDPEIEGRLIRAQEISRYVELGVLDAGITGFDWIQENGSDVHEVADLIYAKQGMRPVRWVLAVHNDSTVKSVKDLQGKRIATEAVGLTRRYLAQHGVEAEVEFSWGATEVKVPELVDAIVELTETGSSLRANNLRIVDVVLQSTTKFIVNKAAWKDEFKRAKVEQIAMLLQGALAAESRVLLKMNAPVDKVEAVSKILPALHAPTINHLSTNGWVAIESVVEEKIVREIIPELKRVGAEGIIELPLNKVIR, from the coding sequence ATGACTATGAAAAAATTGATATTAGGATTACCCAAAGGCAGTCTTCAGGATTCCACGTTTGCCATGTTTCAGAAGGCGGGCTTCAAGGTGTCTGTAGGCTCCCGATCTTACTTGCCCACTGTGGATGATCCTGAAATTGAAGGGCGTCTGATCCGGGCGCAGGAAATCAGTCGTTATGTCGAGCTGGGCGTATTGGATGCCGGTATTACCGGTTTTGATTGGATTCAGGAAAATGGCTCTGATGTTCATGAGGTGGCTGACCTGATTTATGCCAAGCAGGGGATGCGTCCTGTGCGGTGGGTGTTGGCTGTTCATAATGATTCCACGGTCAAATCGGTAAAAGATTTACAAGGCAAGCGGATTGCCACCGAGGCGGTAGGATTGACCAGGCGGTATCTCGCCCAACATGGGGTGGAGGCTGAGGTAGAGTTTTCCTGGGGCGCCACTGAAGTGAAAGTGCCGGAACTGGTGGATGCCATTGTTGAGTTAACCGAGACCGGCTCCTCGCTGCGTGCCAATAACCTGCGTATTGTGGATGTGGTATTGCAGTCCACCACTAAGTTCATTGTCAACAAGGCGGCGTGGAAAGATGAGTTTAAGCGTGCGAAAGTGGAGCAGATTGCCATGCTGTTGCAGGGCGCCCTTGCTGCTGAGTCGCGGGTGTTGTTGAAAATGAATGCCCCGGTTGATAAGGTGGAGGCCGTATCCAAGATTCTGCCAGCTTTGCATGCCCCGACGATTAATCATTTGAGTACAAATGGCTGGGTGGCCATTGAGTCAGTAGTTGAGGAAAAGATTGTCCGGGAGATTATTCCGGAGTTGAAACGAGTCGGCGCTGAGGGCATAATCGAGTTGCCTTTGAACAAAGTAATCCGATAG